In Micromonospora sp. WMMA1363, a genomic segment contains:
- a CDS encoding cobalt-precorrin-5B (C(1))-methyltransferase has product MADHLPPLREPDLPRTAKVRPTALRTGWTTGACAAAAAKAALTALVTGVPAVEVEIGLPAGRRVRFPVARCDLDAVVRPAQAEAVVVKDAGDDPDVTHGAELTATVAWCEVPGLALEGGPGVGTVTKPGLGLPVGGPAINDTPRRMIGEAVGEVVDVATVGVRVVISVPGGEIMARRTTNRRLGILGGISILGTTGIVRPFSTASWRASVVQAVRVTAAQGERTVVLCTGGRTERAARTLLPTLPEVCFVEVGDFTGAAVTAAVADGLTGVVFVGMAGKLAKLAAGVLMTHYTRSKVDLSLLGAVTAEAGGNERLVAAVSTANTGRHAYELWEAAGLLGAAGDLLCHRVRAVLRRFAGDAVAVDVALVDFAGSRVVASSGRWVA; this is encoded by the coding sequence ATGGCTGACCACCTGCCACCGTTGCGGGAACCGGACCTTCCGCGCACCGCGAAGGTCCGGCCGACCGCGCTGCGCACCGGCTGGACCACCGGCGCCTGCGCGGCGGCGGCGGCGAAGGCCGCGCTGACCGCGCTGGTCACCGGTGTGCCGGCGGTGGAGGTGGAGATCGGGCTGCCGGCCGGCCGGCGGGTGCGCTTCCCGGTGGCCCGCTGCGACCTGGACGCGGTTGTCCGGCCGGCACAGGCCGAGGCGGTGGTGGTCAAGGACGCCGGTGACGACCCGGACGTCACGCACGGTGCGGAACTGACCGCCACCGTGGCCTGGTGTGAGGTCCCCGGTCTGGCGCTGGAGGGCGGGCCCGGGGTCGGCACCGTGACGAAGCCGGGGCTGGGACTGCCGGTCGGCGGCCCGGCGATCAACGACACTCCGCGCCGGATGATCGGAGAGGCGGTCGGCGAGGTGGTCGATGTGGCAACGGTCGGCGTCCGTGTGGTGATCAGCGTGCCCGGCGGCGAGATCATGGCGCGCCGGACCACCAATCGCCGGCTCGGCATCCTCGGCGGCATCTCCATCCTCGGCACGACCGGGATCGTCCGCCCCTTCTCCACCGCTTCCTGGCGGGCGAGCGTCGTGCAGGCGGTGCGGGTGACGGCGGCCCAGGGCGAGCGGACGGTGGTGCTGTGCACGGGGGGTCGGACCGAGCGGGCCGCACGGACGCTGCTGCCGACGTTGCCCGAGGTGTGCTTCGTGGAGGTCGGCGACTTCACGGGCGCGGCGGTCACCGCGGCGGTGGCGGACGGCCTGACCGGGGTGGTCTTCGTGGGCATGGCCGGCAAGCTGGCCAAGCTCGCCGCGGGGGTGCTGATGACCCACTACACCCGCTCGAAGGTGGACCTGTCGCTGCTCGGGGCGGTCACCGCCGAGGCCGGTGGGAACGAGCGCCTGGTCGCCGCGGTCAGTACGGCCAACACCGGCCGGCACGCGTACGAGCTGTGGGAGGCCGCCGGTCTGCTCGGTGCCGCCGGTGACCTGCTCTGTCACCGGGTCCGGGCGGTGCTGCGGCGGTTCGCCGGGGACGCGGTCGCCGTCGACGTGGCCCTGGTGGACTTCGCCGGATCCCGGGTCGTCGCCTCCTCCGGGCGGTGGGTGGCGTGA